The genomic interval ggttttgtattgaagccaatgtacccagaggaggacggaaactaacTACTGTacaccttcattgcaaaacagtgtgtttaatGCAATTATTTGGTGATATGTTCATATATTTACTATAGTTTCATCTAaaaggatggtcctccccttcctcctctgaggagcctccactggtatatacTCTATCAGTTATCCTGTTAGAGCTTTTGTCCAGAATCCACTGCAGTGTTTCAGGTGCAACGtttatggtcatgttgcagcagtgtgtaggagggagaatccaagatgtgggaagtgtgcaggagggcatgggacAAAAGATTGTGTTGTTTCAGTAGATAAAGTTGTGTGTGTCAACTGTAGGGTTGCCTATGTTTCTGGGGATCGGAAGTGTCCGGTGCGAGAGTGGCAAGTGGAGGTGACCAGAGTCAGAGTAATGcatcctctactttcttcactggcATACTGGgccagtgaagaaagtagaggaggatgggtcaACGGTGAGGGACCCTGAGATGATccctgtgagtagtagatctgtgccaGCACAGAGGGATAAAGCCAACGAGTGgtgatatatgtttcagtaaggttggcttcttagcgttcatagcaatggttatcagcTGTGCCGCAGAAATGGAACtcaatcacagaaaatagatgttgtggtggcagctgcagagaagtatttcAGTGGAgcttcagaagagttacagggtgtgtttagTGGTGGTGTCCCGTCCTCCCAGCCTGGTGGCATGGTGCATTAGCATATAGGGTCAATGTAGTGGAATGGATTggtgttttttatttgtatttttatgaaataGTGATATATATGTGTAGTGTTAGTTGGTGGTGCAATAttttattttccttccttttttaATTTGTATCACAAAATGTAACATGATTGAACACACACTCCCGAACAGTAGTTGGCCCCATTCACAAACAAAATGTGCAAACGCTATGACActaaagaagaagaagacaagCTTGAGAGGGAcagacttttctttttttttttacatgagaaGCTCACTTTCACGTTGAACTCGTCATCTTTCTTCTCTTATCAGCAGGATATAATATCGAGGTAAGATTGATATCGATTTTGAGACATGTGAcatgtagtattttcatatttttgtATGCACTTTTCATATTAATTCGAAATTCCTGTTCTTTTTAAAAGATTTCTCACAAGCTCTGTTAAATGTCAACACAGCACTGAGCGTATACcaagctttttattttcaaagcctttAACATTGAATTCAGCTAGTGTCATGCTAATTTAGCTTTTTGCAACCCGCGAAAACAACTTTGAAGATGACTACCACAAAAAGTAAAATCCTTTGATATGTTAGCGAAAGTGAATAAACATATTTGTCTTCGTAAAATCTATTTTATAATATAAGTGACATTTTATCACCAAAGCACACCCTAATTGTACTGTATAAAGTTGTTGAATCAAATTGCAATCACTCTAGAATAATTGTCTTAGTATTTAAACTAGAAAAGGTATGAACAAAACATTGACAAATGCTGTAAACTTCTCATAGGTAGCTATGTAGAAATTGCTCTGGTTGATAAAATTCTAATGGTCCTTCtcttatttcagtttatgtgacaaaacaagctatCCATTGTGCCATTATTAAATGCTGTGAAACATATTTTCAATAACCCAAAACATAGTATTTTTGAGCTGTTTGAAGCTgctgtacaaaaccgaaagttaaAAGACCCCAAAAtgaaacttaagaatgggaagcatagaaacgGTCGTACATAGAATGCATCTATCGCTTCTCAGACATGCTTTCAATGAGAGTGACAGATCTACAACTCACATTTCTGTGTGAATTTGGTTGCGTCGCCCAAAAAGCGACATACTGCGCCTAGATTACGCATTTTATTAATTGAGCCTTTTCAgtcttgtttgtgtttgtgccCATTGTTGTACTTTGTATCATAGCATCATAAAATGCCTGCCAATCCTGATTACCAAGCAATTGATTTGCCTAGAGATAAAGAAAATATAGGTTCTGTCCCAGGGGAAACGGATACATTGCTGCCAACCCAAGTAACTGATAACATGAGCTCGGGAGAAACGAGGAAAGAGGAGTTTCCTATTAAATACCTATAGTCAGTGAAGTGTTACCAATTAAATTATGTGAGAGAAAAACTAGACATTTTAGAACAACATTTGTAGCTATAAAATTACATGTTTCGTGATTGTATTCCATTCTAAATATGAACAGTAATGTCCAAATAAAGTAGGACCAGTTTTaactcaatgtatttgaaaatctTATAATTTTTTAATCAGGGAAGGAAGTCCCAAAACGCCTGTGCCTTACAGCATGAACAGTGATCGGTCCATGTATGAACCAATAACGCTCAACAGTGGAATCCGTACCTCTGTGAAATGGTGAGATGCTGTCTTCTGAAATAtttatctacagtgcattcagaaagtattcagatcccttgactttttccacattttattacgttagagcctttttctaaaatggattaaatagttttcccccctcatcaatatacacaaaatacccataatgacaaagcaaaaacaggttattacaaataaaaaactgatatcacatttacataagtattcagaccctttactcagtactttgttgaagcacctttggcagcgattacagccttgaatcttcttgggtatgacgctacaagcttggcacacctgctttggggagtttctcccattcttctctgcagatcctctcaaactctgtctggttggatgtgtagcgtcgctgcacagctattttcaggtctccagagatgttcgatcgggttcaagttcgggctctggctgggccactcaaggacattcagagacttgtcccgaagccactcctgcattgtcttggctgtgtgcttagtgttgttgtcctgttggaaggtgaacctttgccccagtctgaggtcctgagtgctctggagaaggttttcatcaaggatctctctgtactttgccctgttaatctttccctcgattctgactagtctcccagtccccgtcgctgaaaaacatgccaccaccatgcttcaccatagggatggtgccaggtctcctccagaagtgacacttggcattcaggccaaagagttcaatattggtttcatcagacaagagaatcttgtttctcatggtctaagaatcctttaggtaccttttggcaaactccaagcgggccttcatgtgccttttactgaggagtgacttccgtctggccactctaccataaagacctgattgatggagtgctgcagagatggttgtccttctggaaggttctcccatctccacagagtaactctggaactctgtcagagtgaccatcgggttcttggtgaccttcctgacctttctcccccgattgctcagtttggccaggtggccagctctaggaagagtcttggtggttccaaacttcttccatttaagaatgattgaggccactgtgtttttggggaccttcgatgctgctgaaatgttttggtacccatccccagatctgtgcctcgacacaatcctgtctcggagctctatggacaattccttcgacctcatggcttggtttttgctctgacatgcactgtcaactgtaggaccttatatagacaggtgtgtgcctttctaaatcatgtccaatcaattgaatttaccacaggtggactccaatcaagttgtagaaatatctcaaggatgatcaatggaaacagtatgcccctgagctcaatttaaagcctcaaagcaaagggtctgaatacttatgtaaataaggtatttctgtttttaatttttaataattttgcaaacatttctaaaaaacaatttttgctttgtcattatggggtgttgtgtgcagattggaaaaaaaatattttagaaaaaGCCAGAAACGTAACAaactgtgggaaaagtcaagggatctggaATACTTTTGGAATGCACTGTAAAACATTAGTCTCTTTTTGTTCACTTTAATAACAGATGGCTCACAAACCAAGCTGCAAACTTCTACTCTCCTGGGGGAAAAAATGACTTTTTAGATTTACAtcctcttttgacaaacatttcAGACCCTGgtcttctctttctgtctgttgtTGCTAGGAGCCAGCAGGCGGAGACAGAGTACTTGTTGTATACAGTCGGCTCAGCAGACAGTGAGATTGATTTATATGGATCTGGTCTTCATATAAATCAGAGGTACAGTATGCCCATAATGTAAACCAGATATACACCTTTGTTTTGGTGTTATGAGGAATCCTAGCCTGAGCTATTTATTGATTTCTTATAATGTAAAAGTgtctttgggccagtaaccgaaaggttgctggttcgaatccagcaaccaatctgtcaatgtgcccttgagcaaggcacttgaccctaattgctcctgtgagTCACTTAAATGTACAATGTAAAACGTAATGCTGTTGATCCTTCGCTATGGACATGCATGTGTTATAAACGTGCATGTAACAGGTGGCTTCGTTCAACTTGAACCTTTCTACAGCCCTACTGTTGAGGACCCTCTGCCTGCTTTAGGCCAGATGCAGGATAGCAGAATAGTACATCGTACCAGACTGGACTGTACCATATGTGTACAGCGCAGTGACGAAGCTGTGAAGTTCTGCCAGGATTGCAAGGCTACTTTCTGTGAGAACCATGTTAGAGACCACTACCAGGCCCCAGGACTGATGAAACACACATTGGTGGAGGCCACTGAAGGAAGGAAAACCATTCCAAATGTAGATGATCACGTCCATCAAACTTATGTTGAAACAGAACAAACTGTGACTCAGGTAGAGTTTCCTTCTTCTCCAGTGAAATGTCTGATATAAATTGTCAAGAAAGGTattgactagggttgcaaaatgatGGTAACTTTCcttaaattccctggttttccagaaattaggattctggatttcctgcttattccctcctgattccaggaatcCTCCAACTGAGATTACTGGAAAACCTGTGAATTCGGGAAAAGTTACCAAAAATCTGCAATTCTAATagtgacctacagtatataaatgATGTAGTTACATGACTCTCCTTCGTAGGTCTGCTCATGGAAAACAGCCTTCTTCGTCAGTCTTCTGGGGATTCTCATACTGGTACTTGCCCTGGTAGGACTTGTATGTTATGCAGACTTGTGTGTCACTGTCCATGGTGAGTTTACtcattttttctttatttctcaTTTTGTTCCAGTATTAATGTTATTCACTTATTCAATTTAACCTCTTTTAACTGTTTAACCTTTTTTAACCGATTTTAAATGTCCTGCATCTCTGCAGGGTCTGAGGTGGGATTTCAGCAACGGATTGTTCTGCTGGGGAAGACTGGATCAGAGAAGAGAGCATCAGGAAACACCATCCTGGGAAGAGAGGCCTTTAAAGTGGAGGCTTCACCTTCGTATGGGCCACAGTGTGAGGAACAAGATGCTGTTGTGGGCCGAAATAACATAACTATGATTAACACCCCAGATGTGTTGCCATCTGAGGACGTTGCAGGTAAAGTAGCTCAATGCATCAACATCTCAACACCTCACGTGTTCCTGCTGGTGATCAGGTTGTGCAATTGGTGCacagaagaggagaagaaaacTGTCAAATGGATGAACGAGAACTTTGCGGAGGAGGCCCTTAAATACACCATTGTGCTGTTCACTGGTGGAGACCAGCTAGAAGGGAAACCAGTGGAGGAGTATCTAATGGACAACGGTGATTCCCTAAAGCTTCTCAGTATGTGTGGTGGTAGACATCACGTCTTCAATAACAAAGAAAAGAATGACCTCACTCAGGTCACAGAGCTGCTGGAGAAGATAGACGGATTATTGAATGAGAATAGGGGATACTATCATGTGACAAACATCTTGACCCGGAGGGAcgaggagagcaggaggagggaggaggctcTGAGAAAGATACTGGAACAGGAGGTTAGAAAGAGGGATGCAGCCATAGCAACgataagagaggaggaggagaaaaagagggatgcAGCCATAGCAACgataagagaggaggaggagaaaaagagggatgcAGCCATAGCAACGataagagagaaggaggagaaaaagagggatgcAGCCATAGCAACgataagagaggaggaggagaaaaagagggatgcAGCCATAGCAACgataagagaggaggaggagaaaaagagggagactgAAGAGAGAAAAGTCTGTGAGGGGGAAGATGAAGGGAGGATGGTCATTGATAATCTGGCATTGAAAGTCTCAGGCTCAGAAATGTATG from Salvelinus alpinus chromosome 2, SLU_Salpinus.1, whole genome shotgun sequence carries:
- the LOC139567780 gene encoding uncharacterized protein, which translates into the protein MNSDRSMYEPITLNSGIRTSVKWSQQAETEYLLYTVGSADSEIDLYGSGLHINQSPTVEDPLPALGQMQDSRIVHRTRLDCTICVQRSDEAVKFCQDCKATFCENHVRDHYQAPGLMKHTLVEATEGRKTIPNVDDHVHQTYVETEQTVTQVCSWKTAFFVSLLGILILVLALVGLVCYADLCVTVHGSEVGFQQRIVLLGKTGSEKRASGNTILGREAFKVEASPSYGPQCEEQDAVVGRNNITMINTPDVLPSEDVAGKVAQCINISTPHVFLLVIRLCNWCTEEEKKTVKWMNENFAEEALKYTIVLFTGGDQLEGKPVEEYLMDNGDSLKLLSMCGGRHHVFNNKEKNDLTQVTELLEKIDGLLNENRGYYHVTNILTRRDEESRRREEALRKILEQEVRKRDAAIATIREEEEKKRDAAIATIREEEEKKRDAAIATIREKEEKKRDAAIATIREEEEKKRDAAIATIREEEEKKRETEERKVCEGEDEGRMVIDNLALKVSGSEMYVGVTVITMIILIVL